In one Nicotiana sylvestris chromosome 8, ASM39365v2, whole genome shotgun sequence genomic region, the following are encoded:
- the LOC138874689 gene encoding uncharacterized protein, with amino-acid sequence MRTQRVKMDMNKHLWQLESPIRNLRTSESESKNAKLKNQVHELDTTIRELRSENLKLKLGTGKKKVDHTQLTLEENLGKMKDELYKRDEQIRVLKEDLNKVKHELDRTCKWNRSSDALSWLHEHHSSNKRGLGYGIPAPKWDPKSKYLTLPENKICTYCGKIGHYKSECIAKEKASQKNKEFVQGKNRLAVKGSNQIWYMDSGCSKHMTGSKNQFLSLEDLKGCNISFENGKKDKIIGVGKVDKTDSHSIENVYLIDGLKYSLTSISQLCDRENELTCLNVLDNDPLLWHKRLGHASLSQLNKLVSKDLVIGLPNTKFKEDKVCEACDRGKQRQEQDNEEIRLIRNSNGETTVQPEDAS; translated from the exons ATGAGGACTCAAAGGGTGAAGATGGatatgaacaagcacttatggcaatTGGAGAGTCCGATAAGGAATCTGAG GACTAGTGAAAGTGAAAGTAAAAATGCTAagttaaagaaccaggttcatgaACTTGACACAACTATCCGagagcttagatctgaaaatctaaaattaaaattaggaactggtaaaaagaaagttgatcacacacaactcacattagaagaaaacctaggaaaaatgaaagacgagttgtacaaaagagatgagcagataagagtccttaAGGAGGATCTAAATAAGGTTAAGCATGAGCTAGACAGAACCTGTAAATGGAACAGGTCCtccgatgcactttcatggctacacGAACACCATAGCAGCAACAAGAGGGGACTTGGCTACGGGATccctgcacctaagtgggatcccaaaagcaagtacctcacacttcctgagaacaaaatttgcacataCTGTGGTAAAATTGGTCACTATAAAAGTGAATgtattgcaaaagaaaaggcaagtcaaaagaataaagaatttgttcaagggaaaaataggctggcag tgaaggggagcaaccaaatatggtacatggatagtggctgctcaaagcatatgacaggaagcaagaaccagttcctttcacttgaggacctcaaaggatGTAATATCTCCTTTGAAAATGGGAAGAAAGAtaagatcattggggttggaaaggtagataagactgattctcactctattgagaatgtctacttgatagatggcctaAAGTACAGTCTAACCAGTATATCACAATTAtgtgatagag aaaatgaactcacttgtttaaatgtgttggataatgatcccctcctttggcacaaaagacttggacatGCTAGTCTAAGCCAACTCAACAaactagtctccaaggacttggttATAGGACTGCCTAACActaagttcaaggaagacaaagtttgtgaggcttgtgatagggggaagcag AGGCAGGAACAAGATAATGAAGAGATTAGGCTGATAAGAAATTCAAATGGTGAAACCACAGTCCAGCCTGAAGATGCATCATAG
- the LOC104232727 gene encoding indole-3-acetic acid-amido synthetase GH3.10-like, translating to MEPTEATYNGNGDTQIISWFEESAENVAAIQRQTLRRILELNHGVEYLKKWLGNIKLQDIMNENALESVFATLVPLASHADFEPYIQRIADGETAPLITQQPITTLSLSSGTTDGRQKFVPFTHHSSQTTLQIFKLAAAYRSRIYSIRGGGKVLEFIYSSKQYKTKGGLIAGTATTHYYASKEFKIKQQDTKSFTCSPEEVISSGDYKQSTYCHLLLGLYFSEEVEFVTSTFAYSIVQAFRSFEELWKELCHDIREGTLSSRINITKVRKAVLGITLPNPELASRIESICEEVEKEDWFSIIPRLWPTAKYVYSIMTGSMQPYLTKLRHYAGKLPLVSADYGSTESWIGVNVEPSSPPEKVTFAVIPTFAYFEFIPLHRTKSQNCNNSQDANLATDDFIEDDPVPLSKVKIGQEYEIVLTTFTGLYRYRLGDVVEVVGFHKNTPRLNFISRRKLILTVNIDKNTEKDLQLVVERGSQILSKSKAELVDFTSHANVAKRPGHYVIYWEIKGEVEDKVLGECCREMDASFVDHGYVVSRKTNSIGPLELCIVERGTFKKILEHFIGNGAALSQFKTPRCTSNQVLLRILNVCTIKRFYSTAYGL from the exons ATGGAACCAACAGAGGCCACTTACAATGGCAATGGTGACACCCAAATAATCAGTTGGTTCGAAGAATCCGCCGAGAACGTCGCCGCTATTCAGCGGCAGACGCTTCGCCGGATTCTTGAACTCAACCATGGTGTTGAATATCTCAAGAAATGGCTTGGAAATATTAAACTTCAAGATATAATGAATGAAAATGCATTGGAATCAGTCTTTGCCACTTTGGTCCCTCTTGCTTCTCATGCAGATTTTGAGCCTTATATTCAGAGAATTGCTGATGGTGAAACAGCTCCTCTTATTACTCAACAACCAATCACAACTCTGTCCTTAAG TTCTGGAACCACAGATGGAAGACAGAAATTTGTGCCATTTACTCACCATAGCTCCCAAACCACTCTTCAGATTTTCAAGTTAGCAGCAGCTTACAGATCAAG GATTTATTCAATAAGAGGAGGAGGAAAAGTTCTTGAATTCATATATAGCAGCAAACAATATAAAACAAAAGGAGGACTAATAGCAGGAACAGCCACAACTCATTATTATGCTAGTAAAGAATTCAAGATTAAACAGCAAGACACAAAGTCTTTTACTTGCAGCCCGGAGGAAGTCATTTCAAGTGGAGATTATAAACAATCTACATATTGTCACCTCCTTCTTGGCTTGTATTTTTCTGAGGAAGTGGAATTTGTGACCTCAACTTTTGCATATAGCATTGTTCAAGCATTCAGATCATTTGAAGAGCTGTGGAAGGAATTATGTCATGATATTAGGGAAGGCACTCTTAGCTCAAGAATCAACATAACCAAAGTCCGAAAAGCCGTCTTAG GTATCACTTTGCCTAATCCAGAGTTGGCTTCAAGAATTGAATCAATTTGTGAGGAAGTAGAAAAGGAAGATTGGTTTAGCATAATTCCAAGATTATGGCCAACTGCTAAATATGTTTACTCAATAATGACTGGCTCAATGCAACCATATTTAACAAAACTGAGGCATTATGCTGGGAAATTGCCTTTGGTAAGTGCTGATTATGGGTCCACAGAGAGTTGGATTGGAGTAAATGTGGAACCTTCATCTCCACCAGAGAAAGTTACTTTTGCAGTTATACCCACTTTTGCTTACTTTGAATTCATACCACTACATAGAACCAAGTCACAAAATTGCAATAATAGCCAAGATGCCAATCTAGCCACTGATGACTTCATTGAAGATGACCCTGTTCCCTTATCTAAAGTCAAGATTGGACAAGAGTATGAGATCGTCCTCACCACTTTTACAG GTCTTTATCGGTATAGACTGGGTGATGTAGTAGAAGTAGTCGGTTTTCACAAGAACACCCCCAGACTCAACTTCATAAGCAGGAGAAAGCTGATACTAACAGTAAACATCGATAAAAACACCGAAAAAGACCTCCAGTTAGTGGTGGAGAGAGGTTCGCAGATCCTAAGTAAATCAAAAGCTGAGCTAGTTGATTTCACAAGTCATGCAAATGTAGCAAAAAGGCCAGGCCATTATGTGATTTATTGGGAAATCAAAGGAGAAGTTGAAGATAAAGTTTTAGGAGAATGTTGTAGGGAAATGGATGCTTCATTTGTGGATCATGGATATGTTGTATCAAGAAAAACAAATTCAATTGGACCATTGGAACTTTGCATTGTGGAGAGAGGTACATTTAAGAAGATTTTGGAACATTTCATAGGAAATGGAGCAGCATTAAGCCAGTTTAAAACTCCTAGATGTACTAGCAACCAAGTTCTATTAAGAATTCTTAATGTATGTACCATTAAAAGGTTTTATAGCACAGCCTATGGTTTATAA